One stretch of Alcaligenes aquatilis DNA includes these proteins:
- a CDS encoding carbohydrate kinase family protein: MIGSITVDIVVSGMPAELARGDKQEVGSIDLYPGGGALNATASFMEQGESVRLLGALGRDGLGGCLRTHIEQLGIDVSSMQRCPDQPTGKAIVLVGPSGSASVLARRGANACLRVQAQDLQADLIYVAPVALQPMESLAQALAERSETSACLVVNPSVACLQHQGLGFQQVCARADVLGLNAVEAQMLAGVKDTDIELELSIHQACELATRLQHHPQQAVLITLGVQGAVLAFNGQHYVQPASKVMVRSTVGAGDAFLSNFALAWKRGLKPLEALDLANQAAAARLEQWAANTFPPMFGQSADDVLAW; encoded by the coding sequence GTGATTGGCAGTATTACCGTTGATATTGTGGTCTCTGGCATGCCAGCCGAGCTGGCGCGTGGCGACAAGCAGGAAGTGGGTTCGATCGACTTGTATCCAGGCGGCGGTGCACTAAATGCGACAGCCAGTTTTATGGAGCAAGGCGAGTCGGTTCGACTCTTGGGGGCGCTGGGTCGAGATGGCCTAGGCGGCTGTTTGCGAACCCATATTGAGCAACTAGGTATTGATGTCAGCAGTATGCAGCGCTGCCCTGATCAACCTACAGGTAAAGCCATTGTTCTGGTAGGGCCTTCCGGAAGTGCTTCGGTGCTGGCCCGACGAGGTGCCAATGCCTGCTTGCGTGTTCAGGCTCAAGATCTGCAAGCAGACTTGATCTACGTGGCCCCTGTTGCCTTGCAGCCTATGGAAAGTTTGGCGCAGGCCTTAGCTGAAAGAAGCGAGACGTCAGCTTGTTTGGTGGTCAATCCCAGTGTGGCTTGTTTGCAGCATCAAGGACTTGGATTTCAGCAAGTTTGCGCGCGTGCCGATGTGCTCGGTTTAAATGCAGTAGAGGCCCAAATGTTGGCAGGTGTTAAGGATACCGATATTGAGCTGGAATTATCCATTCATCAAGCGTGCGAGCTGGCCACGCGTTTGCAACATCATCCCCAACAAGCTGTGCTGATTACCTTGGGTGTGCAGGGGGCGGTATTGGCTTTTAATGGACAACATTATGTGCAGCCTGCCAGTAAAGTCATGGTGCGTTCAACAGTTGGGGCCGGGGATGCGTTTCTGTCCAACTTTGCCTTGGCCTGGAAACGGGGGCTGAAACCGCTAGAGGCCCTGGATTTGGCCAACCAGGCAGCGGCAGCAAGGTTGGAACAGTGGGCGGCCAATACGTTTCCGCCTATGTTCGGGCAAAGCGCGGATGACGTTCTGGCTTGGTGA
- a CDS encoding uracil-xanthine permease family protein → MKDTPTAQVDELYSPQRMIAFGLQHVLVMAASPIAAVFLMSKALGFDTALTTELLSATFLVCGIGTLIQSFGPAGIGAKLPFVMLPGGAPIILFILIAQQTDLPTASGAVILSALLYFLIVPIFKRFLRYFPSLVIGIMLLLVAINLAQISGKLIAGTPGTANFGNTDNLLLALITIASTVLFARLLKGMCRQLAILLGLMVGALSAALMGDISLSGVGSGSLLALPSPFPFGPPKFDLIAALPLLLFTLISMVEATGQTIALNEVLGKEGEAEQQAQVPNTIRGDGLASLLGGIFGTSLIITSGENIGIIRATQVRSRYVTAVGGLFLILFGVFSPLSALISVIPASVIGATGLVVFAIVGTMGIDMLRKVDLRGHAAMYVVATALAVGLLPIVVPGIYDQLPSQLRLLLSNGVAMGALTAAVLNYLFIHVGQRSPKTAPLQHS, encoded by the coding sequence ATGAAAGACACCCCCACTGCGCAAGTGGATGAGCTGTACTCCCCCCAGCGCATGATTGCCTTCGGACTGCAACACGTATTGGTCATGGCCGCCTCACCCATCGCGGCTGTGTTCTTGATGAGCAAGGCCCTAGGCTTTGATACGGCACTGACCACTGAACTGCTTAGCGCCACTTTTCTGGTTTGTGGCATAGGCACCTTGATCCAATCCTTCGGTCCGGCCGGCATAGGCGCCAAGCTGCCTTTTGTGATGCTGCCCGGTGGCGCGCCCATCATCTTGTTCATTTTGATCGCACAACAAACCGATCTGCCCACCGCCTCGGGCGCGGTGATTCTGTCCGCCCTGCTGTACTTCCTGATCGTCCCTATCTTCAAACGCTTTTTGCGTTATTTCCCATCGCTGGTGATCGGCATCATGCTCTTGCTGGTTGCCATCAACCTGGCGCAGATCTCCGGCAAGCTGATTGCCGGCACGCCCGGTACGGCCAATTTCGGCAATACCGACAATTTGCTGCTGGCCCTGATCACTATTGCGTCTACGGTGCTATTTGCCCGTTTGCTCAAGGGAATGTGCCGCCAGTTGGCGATCTTGCTGGGCTTGATGGTGGGCGCCTTGTCCGCTGCCTTGATGGGCGACATCAGCTTGAGCGGTGTGGGCAGTGGCTCACTGTTGGCCCTGCCGTCCCCCTTCCCCTTTGGCCCTCCCAAGTTTGATCTGATTGCCGCTTTGCCGCTGCTGCTGTTCACCTTGATTTCCATGGTTGAAGCCACTGGCCAGACCATTGCCTTGAATGAAGTCCTAGGCAAAGAAGGGGAAGCCGAGCAACAGGCGCAAGTCCCCAATACGATCCGTGGCGACGGACTGGCGTCTTTGCTGGGTGGCATTTTCGGGACCTCGCTGATCATTACCAGCGGCGAGAACATCGGCATCATCCGCGCCACCCAAGTGCGTTCCCGCTATGTCACGGCGGTAGGTGGGCTGTTCCTGATTCTGTTTGGTGTGTTCTCGCCCCTGTCCGCGCTGATCAGCGTCATCCCAGCCTCTGTCATTGGCGCAACCGGCCTGGTGGTCTTTGCCATCGTGGGCACCATGGGCATAGATATGTTGCGCAAAGTAGACCTGCGCGGTCATGCCGCCATGTATGTGGTTGCCACGGCCTTGGCCGTGGGCTTGCTGCCCATCGTTGTCCCCGGCATCTACGACCAACTTCCTTCGCAACTGCGTTTGCTCTTGTCCAACGGCGTTGCCATGGGCGCTCTGACGGCGGCTGTCCTGAACTATCTGTTCATTCACGTCGGCCAGCGTTCCCCCAAAACCGCCCCCCTTCAACATTCTTGA
- a CDS encoding NfeD family protein has protein sequence MSFIFDSFWYWLVSGVVLIAAEVVISGVYLLWLGLGALTVGLFAAAWPDAPNWLQWLILAVAMLGWVVVGVRWQRRSRANQPDIVNTGLSAYVGAHAQVSESFVSGRGRIRLNDSYYSATATQNLEQGAVVVVLAVDGAEMRVQAVEQDK, from the coding sequence TTGTCGTTCATTTTTGATTCCTTCTGGTATTGGTTGGTGTCTGGCGTCGTGCTGATCGCTGCCGAGGTCGTGATCTCCGGTGTCTATTTGCTTTGGCTGGGTCTGGGAGCCTTGACGGTGGGCTTGTTTGCGGCTGCCTGGCCGGATGCCCCCAACTGGTTGCAGTGGTTGATTCTGGCTGTTGCCATGCTGGGATGGGTCGTGGTCGGTGTGCGTTGGCAGCGACGCAGCCGGGCCAATCAGCCTGACATTGTCAATACCGGCTTGAGTGCTTACGTTGGCGCCCATGCGCAGGTCAGCGAAAGTTTTGTGAGTGGCCGTGGGCGTATTCGGCTTAACGATAGTTATTACAGTGCCACTGCGACCCAGAATCTGGAACAGGGCGCTGTAGTTGTGGTGTTGGCAGTGGACGGCGCTGAAATGCGTGTTCAGGCTGTTGAGCAAGATAAATAG
- a CDS encoding WG repeat-containing protein — protein sequence MNAGAAPAMTGPQAGFGCRVISALSAFILALLPVFSPAAQGLSLTQDEQGWVYVNEKGAAVLRPFIYDNGPDYFEEGLARFVAKGKMGFHDQSLKVWIPARYDFAFPFVHGKAKVGMNCKLIPEGEHRSVRCQHWETIANPLTALQDQPEN from the coding sequence GTGAATGCTGGTGCTGCACCGGCAATGACAGGGCCGCAAGCTGGATTCGGGTGTCGGGTTATTTCAGCCCTGTCCGCTTTCATACTGGCTCTACTGCCTGTATTCAGTCCCGCCGCACAAGGGCTGAGCCTGACGCAAGATGAGCAAGGCTGGGTTTATGTGAATGAAAAGGGCGCAGCAGTGTTACGTCCCTTTATTTACGACAATGGCCCTGATTATTTTGAAGAAGGTCTGGCCCGTTTCGTCGCCAAGGGGAAGATGGGTTTTCACGATCAATCCCTGAAAGTCTGGATACCGGCGCGTTACGATTTCGCCTTTCCTTTTGTGCATGGTAAAGCCAAGGTTGGCATGAACTGCAAGCTCATCCCTGAAGGCGAGCACCGCTCGGTTCGCTGTCAGCATTGGGAAACCATTGCCAATCCTTTGACTGCATTACAAGATCAGCCTGAGAACTAG
- a CDS encoding DHCW motif cupin fold protein, which translates to MDIQNLPFCTVNWSDITPTEHKGETGMALWRTQQFGPIRVRMVEYSPGYLADHWCVKGHMLLCLEGTLETELEDGRRFTLEPGQSYHVADNAEPHRSSTQTGAKLYIVD; encoded by the coding sequence ATGGATATTCAGAATTTACCTTTTTGCACCGTTAACTGGTCCGACATTACTCCCACTGAACACAAAGGCGAAACAGGCATGGCCTTGTGGCGCACCCAGCAATTTGGCCCCATTCGCGTACGCATGGTGGAATACAGCCCCGGTTATCTGGCCGATCACTGGTGTGTAAAAGGCCATATGTTGTTGTGCCTGGAAGGCACGCTGGAGACAGAACTAGAAGACGGACGTCGCTTCACCCTGGAGCCGGGCCAGTCCTACCATGTGGCCGATAATGCCGAACCGCACCGTTCCTCCACCCAGACGGGCGCCAAGCTCTACATCGTGGATTGA
- a CDS encoding SPFH domain-containing protein, whose protein sequence is MSGSFTFVMVLAFLAVVVVMAGVKVVPQGQQWTVERFGRYTRTLTPGLSLLVPFMDRVGRKLKMMESVLDVPSQSVISRDNVAVTADGVVFYRIDNAAQAAYEIDHLELAIVNLTTTNLRSVLGSMELDHMLSNREVINDRLLAAVDAATTPWGVKVTRVEIRDLNMAPELQEAMNLQMTAERHRRAAVTKASGQKEAEVLQAEGEKQAAVLRAEGEKQAAILRAEAREREAEAEARATREVSDAIKSGDVQALQYFVGLKYVEALRDVGTGPNSKLVLMPLEASGITGAVAGVTELLKTTGSKLGQS, encoded by the coding sequence ATGAGTGGCTCCTTTACTTTTGTGATGGTGTTGGCGTTTCTGGCTGTGGTCGTGGTGATGGCAGGGGTCAAAGTTGTGCCCCAGGGCCAGCAATGGACGGTGGAGCGTTTTGGTCGCTACACCCGCACTCTGACGCCAGGCCTGTCTTTGCTGGTGCCTTTTATGGACCGCGTGGGCCGCAAACTCAAAATGATGGAGTCTGTGCTGGATGTGCCTTCACAAAGTGTGATTTCCCGCGACAACGTGGCTGTGACAGCGGACGGTGTGGTGTTTTATCGTATCGACAATGCGGCCCAGGCAGCCTATGAAATTGATCACCTGGAACTGGCTATTGTGAATCTGACGACCACGAACCTGCGTTCGGTTCTGGGTTCGATGGAACTGGATCATATGTTGTCCAACCGCGAAGTCATTAACGATCGTTTGCTGGCGGCAGTGGATGCGGCCACCACACCTTGGGGAGTGAAAGTCACCCGTGTGGAAATCCGCGATTTGAATATGGCGCCCGAGTTGCAAGAAGCCATGAATCTGCAGATGACGGCAGAGCGCCATCGTCGTGCAGCCGTGACCAAGGCCAGCGGCCAGAAAGAAGCGGAAGTGCTGCAAGCCGAAGGTGAAAAGCAAGCGGCCGTATTGCGTGCTGAAGGTGAAAAACAAGCCGCTATCTTGCGTGCCGAAGCACGTGAGCGTGAAGCCGAGGCCGAAGCCCGTGCAACCCGCGAAGTGTCTGACGCCATCAAGAGTGGTGACGTTCAGGCCTTGCAATACTTTGTCGGCCTGAAGTACGTGGAAGCCTTGCGTGATGTGGGTACGGGTCCTAACAGCAAGCTGGTGCTGATGCCTTTGGAGGCTAGCGGCATTACGGGTGCGGTGGCGGGCGTGACCGAGCTGCTCAAGACCACCGGCAGCAAGCTGGGACAAAGCTAA
- a CDS encoding DUF333 domain-containing protein, with translation MKKWGILGLVGVLSACANQASTQPPVGMANPASAYCVEKGGRLEIVNTPTGQVGMCTLPDGTVIEEWELMRRDHPSAKS, from the coding sequence ATGAAAAAATGGGGAATCTTGGGACTGGTTGGCGTTTTGTCTGCTTGCGCGAATCAAGCCTCGACACAGCCACCTGTGGGTATGGCCAACCCGGCTTCGGCTTATTGCGTGGAGAAGGGTGGGCGATTGGAGATCGTCAATACACCAACTGGGCAAGTGGGCATGTGCACCTTGCCGGATGGTACGGTGATTGAGGAGTGGGAGCTGATGCGTCGTGACCACCCTTCAGCAAAGTCCTGA
- a CDS encoding class I SAM-dependent methyltransferase — protein sequence MMNNRYGKLASLVYHLDKPVGRSFGDVEYYLERLHGTSGPILEPAVGTGRILIPLLQAGLDVSGFDLSQEMLDYCQRELELRSLNSPLQLAGFTDFTADRLLEAIVVPAGSFQLLDSFEQGMAALRRFHACLKPGGRLLLDLDPVAAIVNVQPGMRTWSAPPHGLITLNATALDKDYCAQVSREMHRYELWEHGVLLETQLEQFSLRWWGVQELRMALEQLGFGEIVISGGYQYGKTPQDMDGIISFEARKL from the coding sequence ATGATGAACAATCGCTACGGCAAGCTGGCTTCCTTGGTGTATCACCTGGACAAGCCGGTAGGACGCTCTTTCGGGGATGTGGAGTACTACCTGGAGCGTTTGCATGGCACAAGCGGGCCAATTCTGGAGCCCGCAGTAGGCACAGGCCGCATTTTGATTCCCTTGCTGCAAGCAGGGCTGGATGTCAGCGGCTTCGATCTGTCCCAGGAAATGCTGGATTACTGCCAGCGTGAACTGGAACTGCGGTCTTTGAACTCGCCGCTTCAACTGGCAGGGTTTACGGATTTCACGGCAGATCGTCTTTTGGAGGCGATCGTGGTGCCGGCCGGCTCTTTTCAACTACTGGATTCGTTTGAGCAAGGCATGGCCGCGCTACGCCGTTTTCATGCGTGCTTGAAGCCAGGTGGACGGCTGTTGCTGGATCTGGACCCGGTGGCGGCGATTGTGAATGTGCAGCCCGGAATGCGGACCTGGTCGGCACCGCCGCATGGGCTGATTACCCTCAATGCCACTGCTCTGGATAAAGATTACTGTGCCCAGGTAAGCCGTGAAATGCATCGCTACGAATTATGGGAGCATGGTGTCTTGCTGGAAACCCAACTGGAACAGTTCTCGCTACGTTGGTGGGGCGTTCAGGAACTGCGCATGGCGCTGGAGCAGTTGGGCTTTGGTGAGATTGTTATCTCCGGTGGGTATCAATATGGCAAGACGCCTCAGGATATGGACGGGATTATTTCCTTTGAAGCGCGCAAGCTGTAA